The Styela clava chromosome 10, kaStyClav1.hap1.2, whole genome shotgun sequence genome window below encodes:
- the LOC144428078 gene encoding solute carrier family 22 member 15-like encodes MPGTIVFGQLSDRYGRKKISVIGYILVLIFQVITGFCQNWQQFAVCRAISGFLVGGLSVVTTILIQETTGSKLWVLNGALGTIGFTANMLAFLWVAYLYPSWRQMYFITTIPGILGFVFLYIVPVSPRWLLSRGKPDSAEEVMQKLSRWNGSPHTDAMILTSFPVPSC; translated from the exons ATGCCTGGGACTATCGTTTTTGGACAATTATCCGATCGCTATGGAAGAAAGAAAATTTCGGTTATAG gatACATATTAGTTCTGATATTTCAAGTTATCACTGGATTTTGTCAAAATTGGCAACAATTTGCAGTATGTAGAGCTATATCAGGCTTCCTTGTTGGCGGTTTAAGTGTTGTGACAACTATACTTATACAAGAAACTACGGGATCGAAGCTTTGGGTCCTGAACG GTGCTCTCGGTACAATAGGATTCACCGCAAATATGTTAGCGTTTCTATGGGTTGCCTATCTTTATCCTAGTTGGAgacaaatgtattttattacaacGATACCTGGAATTCttggatttgtttttttata CATTGTCCCAGTGTCGCCGCGTTGGCTGTTGTCTCGCGGTAAACCAGACAGCGCAGAAGAAGTGATGCAAAAACTATCAAGGTGGAATGGATCGCCCCACAcag ATGCCATGATCCTGACTTCATTCCCagttccatcgtgttga